In a single window of the Nocardiopsis composta genome:
- a CDS encoding ATP-binding protein, which produces MSATPETSRPFHSTRWEPRIYPGSLSQASRLRRDIRRDLAGFPDDTVHTLQLCCSELFANAVAYTASGEPGGEVVRCLNLLRPDLLRLEVTDGGWTDRRPAVPDHRTPEDWAEAEGQRGLLLLTACATAWGYFEVLPHSTLNLGLRVWADFCLDPDRVPSGLGSYVFTS; this is translated from the coding sequence ATGTCCGCTACACCCGAGACCTCCCGCCCGTTCCACTCCACCCGCTGGGAACCGCGCATCTACCCCGGCTCCCTCTCCCAGGCCTCCCGGCTGCGCCGCGACATCCGCCGCGACCTGGCCGGGTTCCCCGACGACACCGTGCACACCCTCCAGCTGTGCTGCTCCGAGCTGTTCGCCAACGCCGTGGCCTACACCGCCTCCGGTGAGCCCGGCGGCGAGGTCGTGCGGTGCCTCAACCTGCTCCGCCCCGACCTGCTCCGGCTGGAGGTCACCGACGGCGGCTGGACCGACCGGCGTCCGGCCGTCCCGGACCACCGGACCCCCGAGGACTGGGCAGAAGCCGAGGGGCAGCGCGGCCTCCTCCTGCTCACCGCCTGCGCCACCGCGTGGGGCTACTTCGAGGTGCTTCCGCACTCCACCCTCAACCTCGGCCTGCGCGTCTGGGCCGACTTCTGCCTCGACCCCGACCGCGTTCCCAGCGGCCTGGGCTCCTACGTCTTCACGTCCTGA
- a CDS encoding helix-turn-helix domain-containing protein produces the protein MIAVADQRSEEGVMSRGGPVRRRHLIRELKRLRSARGVSQDEVSTRMGWDRGKIHRLEGGRLQRIKASDVIALCNLYEVSAEETEILAEIARESRQKSWWYRYKNVFAGPFIGLEAEAASLFEYSASIVPGLFQTKEYMAALMESSAGLMATEDEKSKRIDARGERQSSLLERVDPPRIWTVIDEAALRRQVGGPEVMKRQISHLAELSQRPNIDLQVLPFEVGAHAAAGFQFSILVFSEADSIVYIEADQDGLYLEEEEQVERYKLVFDRLQASAMSVERSKDFLKSLSK, from the coding sequence ATGATCGCGGTAGCCGACCAGCGCAGTGAGGAGGGTGTGATGAGTCGCGGAGGCCCGGTCCGGCGACGGCACCTGATCAGGGAGCTGAAGCGCCTTCGAAGTGCGCGAGGGGTGTCCCAGGACGAGGTCTCGACGCGGATGGGATGGGATCGGGGGAAGATCCACCGTCTGGAGGGCGGGCGCCTTCAGAGGATCAAAGCCTCCGACGTGATCGCCCTCTGCAACCTCTACGAGGTCTCTGCCGAAGAGACGGAGATCCTCGCCGAGATCGCCCGTGAGTCGCGGCAGAAGAGCTGGTGGTACCGCTATAAGAACGTCTTCGCGGGGCCTTTCATCGGGCTGGAGGCTGAGGCGGCCTCCCTGTTCGAATACAGTGCGTCGATCGTTCCCGGCCTATTCCAGACCAAGGAGTACATGGCGGCCCTGATGGAAAGCTCGGCTGGGCTCATGGCCACCGAGGACGAGAAGAGTAAACGCATCGATGCTCGGGGTGAGCGCCAGAGTTCTCTGCTGGAGCGGGTCGACCCACCGAGGATCTGGACGGTTATCGATGAAGCAGCGCTTAGGCGTCAAGTCGGTGGTCCTGAGGTGATGAAGCGACAGATCTCCCACCTGGCCGAGCTGAGCCAGCGCCCCAACATCGACCTTCAGGTCCTCCCCTTCGAGGTCGGGGCACATGCGGCCGCGGGGTTCCAGTTCAGTATCCTGGTCTTCTCTGAAGCCGACTCCATCGTCTATATCGAGGCCGACCAGGACGGTCTTTATCTGGAGGAGGAAGAGCAGGTCGAGCGCTATAAGCTGGTGTTCGATCGTCTCCAAGCGTCGGCCATGTCGGTCGAGAGGTCCAAGGACTTCCTGAAGTCGCTCAGTAAATAG
- a CDS encoding DUF397 domain-containing protein, protein MDLNVGAWKKSSYSAATSNNCVEVADSPQVSAVRDTKHRHLGALTFSSPEWQAFLDAAKRDAF, encoded by the coding sequence ATGGACCTGAATGTCGGCGCGTGGAAGAAGTCCAGCTACAGCGCCGCTACCAGCAACAACTGCGTTGAGGTCGCCGACTCTCCCCAGGTGAGCGCGGTGCGGGACACGAAACACCGCCACCTCGGCGCCCTCACCTTCTCCTCCCCCGAGTGGCAGGCGTTCCTGGACGCCGCCAAGCGCGACGCCTTCTGA
- a CDS encoding phosphoglyceromutase produces the protein MGKLVLLRHGESVWNAEGLFTGWVDVDLSATGEAEARKGGELLRDAGIRPDTVHTSLLRRAIRTANIALDAADLHWLPVQRTWRLNERHYGALQGKNKAQTREEYGEEQFMVWRRSYDTPPPPIADDDTYSQVGDARYADLPPELMPRTECLADVVDRMLPYWYDAIVPELSAGRTVLVAAHGNSLRALVKHLDKIGDDAISGLNIPTGIPLVYELNDDFTPRKTGGEYLDPEAAKAAIEAVKNQGKK, from the coding sequence ATGGGGAAGCTCGTACTGCTGCGACACGGCGAAAGTGTCTGGAATGCCGAAGGACTGTTCACCGGCTGGGTGGACGTCGACCTCTCCGCGACCGGCGAGGCCGAGGCGCGCAAGGGCGGTGAGCTGCTGCGGGACGCCGGGATCCGGCCGGACACGGTGCACACCTCGCTGCTGCGGCGCGCCATCCGCACCGCGAACATCGCGCTGGACGCCGCCGACCTGCACTGGCTCCCGGTGCAGCGCACCTGGCGGTTGAACGAGCGCCACTACGGCGCCCTCCAGGGCAAGAACAAGGCGCAGACGCGCGAGGAGTACGGCGAAGAGCAGTTCATGGTCTGGCGCCGGTCCTACGACACCCCGCCGCCGCCGATCGCCGACGACGACACCTACTCCCAGGTCGGCGACGCCCGGTACGCCGACCTCCCGCCGGAGCTGATGCCGCGCACCGAGTGCCTGGCCGACGTCGTCGACCGGATGCTGCCCTACTGGTACGACGCCATCGTCCCGGAGCTGTCCGCGGGCCGCACCGTGCTGGTCGCGGCGCACGGCAACTCGCTGCGCGCGCTGGTCAAGCACCTGGACAAGATCGGCGACGACGCCATCTCCGGGCTGAACATCCCGACCGGCATCCCGCTGGTCTACGAGCTCAACGACGACTTCACCCCGCGCAAGACCGGCGGCGAGTACCTCGACCCCGAGGCCGCCAAGGCCGCCATCGAAGCGGTCAAGAACCAGGGCAAGAAGTAG
- a CDS encoding YbjN domain-containing protein encodes MATDPTERPDGGPRADARPDDPRAAAAAAIEAALAEAEVEYERPRPGAFLVTLPGQRKLKTLVWLDVGEHSLLVKSFFCRRPDENEGGFYRWLLQKNEAAYGMAFSADEVGDVYITGRLPLAAVVPDEVDRLLGCVLTYSDENFNTALELGFASSIRKEWAWREKGGYSLRNLESFRHLVESARDGAAGH; translated from the coding sequence TTGGCGACTGACCCGACCGAGCGGCCGGACGGCGGACCGCGCGCGGACGCCCGGCCGGACGACCCGCGCGCCGCGGCCGCCGCGGCCATCGAGGCGGCCCTGGCCGAGGCCGAGGTGGAGTACGAGCGGCCCCGCCCGGGCGCGTTCCTGGTGACGCTGCCCGGGCAGCGGAAGCTCAAGACCCTGGTCTGGCTGGACGTGGGCGAGCACAGCCTGCTGGTCAAGTCGTTCTTCTGCCGCCGCCCCGACGAGAACGAGGGCGGCTTCTACCGCTGGCTGCTGCAGAAGAACGAGGCCGCCTACGGGATGGCGTTCTCCGCCGACGAGGTGGGCGACGTCTACATCACCGGCCGCCTGCCGCTGGCCGCGGTCGTCCCGGACGAGGTGGACCGGCTGCTGGGCTGCGTGCTCACCTACTCCGACGAGAACTTCAACACCGCCCTGGAGCTCGGCTTCGCCTCCTCGATCCGCAAGGAGTGGGCCTGGCGCGAGAAGGGCGGCTACAGCCTGCGCAACCTGGAGTCCTTCCGGCACCTGGTGGAATCCGCCCGGGACGGCGCCGCCGGGCACTGA
- the mshA gene encoding D-inositol-3-phosphate glycosyltransferase gives MPEPRGSAEGLRVAMLSMHTSPLDQPGTGDAGGMNVYIVEVARRLAERGAAVDVFTRATRPGQPPAVEIAPGATVRHIAAGPYGPLDKVGLARYLCPFTFGVLRTEAGHGPGHYDLVHGHYWLSGRAGMAVAHRWGVPLVQSMHTLARVKNHSLAEGDAPEPELRVRGEDQLVRQADLLVANTDDEARQLDLHYGADPARVGIVPPGVDLDVFTPGPRTEALRRIGLPDDAELLLFVGRVQRLKAPDVLLRAAALLLEKDPSLRGRLVVAVVGGLSGSADEPRRLAELARSLGIAGIVRLEPPAPRAELADYYRAAAATVVPSHSESFGLVAVESQACGTPVVAARVGGLPTAVHDGASGVLIDGHDPLDYARALHEIIRRPRLRAAMGEAGVAHAAGLSWSATADGLLGAYRRLVSGRAGEEPLTAVRAC, from the coding sequence ATGCCGGAGCCGCGCGGCAGCGCCGAGGGCCTGCGCGTGGCCATGCTGAGCATGCACACCTCCCCCCTCGACCAGCCGGGAACCGGCGACGCGGGCGGCATGAACGTCTACATCGTCGAGGTCGCCCGGCGGCTGGCCGAGCGCGGCGCCGCCGTCGACGTCTTCACCCGCGCGACCCGCCCCGGGCAGCCGCCCGCGGTGGAGATCGCCCCGGGCGCCACCGTGCGGCACATCGCCGCCGGCCCCTACGGGCCGCTGGACAAGGTCGGGCTGGCCCGCTACCTGTGCCCGTTCACCTTCGGCGTGCTGCGCACCGAGGCCGGCCACGGCCCCGGCCACTACGACCTGGTGCACGGCCACTACTGGCTCTCCGGCCGGGCCGGGATGGCCGTCGCGCACCGCTGGGGCGTGCCGCTGGTGCAGTCGATGCACACCCTGGCCCGGGTGAAGAACCACTCGCTGGCCGAGGGCGACGCCCCCGAGCCCGAGCTGCGGGTCCGCGGCGAGGACCAGCTGGTCCGCCAGGCCGACCTGCTGGTCGCCAACACCGACGACGAGGCCCGCCAGCTCGATCTGCACTACGGCGCCGACCCGGCGCGGGTGGGGATCGTCCCGCCCGGCGTCGACCTGGACGTGTTCACCCCCGGTCCGCGCACCGAGGCGCTGCGCCGGATCGGCCTGCCGGACGACGCCGAGCTGCTGCTCTTCGTCGGCCGGGTGCAGCGCCTCAAGGCGCCCGACGTGCTGCTGCGCGCCGCGGCCCTGCTGCTGGAGAAGGACCCCTCGCTCCGCGGCCGGCTGGTGGTGGCCGTGGTCGGCGGGCTGTCCGGGAGCGCCGACGAGCCGCGCCGGCTGGCCGAGCTGGCCCGGTCGCTGGGCATCGCGGGCATCGTCCGGCTGGAGCCGCCGGCCCCCCGCGCCGAGCTGGCCGACTACTACCGGGCGGCCGCGGCGACCGTGGTGCCCTCGCACTCGGAGTCCTTCGGCCTGGTGGCGGTGGAGTCGCAGGCCTGCGGCACGCCGGTGGTGGCGGCGCGGGTCGGCGGGCTGCCCACGGCGGTGCACGACGGGGCGTCCGGCGTGCTGATCGACGGGCACGACCCGCTCGACTACGCCCGCGCCCTGCACGAGATCATCCGGCGGCCCCGGCTGCGCGCCGCGATGGGCGAGGCGGGCGTCGCGCACGCCGCCGGTCTGAGCTGGTCGGCCACGGCCGACGGGCTGCTCGGTGCCTACCGCAGGCTGGTGTCGGGGCGCGCCGGCGAGGAGCCGCTGACCGCGGTGCGCGCCTGTTGA
- a CDS encoding alpha/beta hydrolase: protein MFSSLSRRATVLVSSSLVVAAAATLAAMQDAHRPTEAAPQAGAETVPNSGPADRAPSAAGVHPRPGAVAVCDQAGEDEVIRVPDAAAPEGGRPIWVHRPPGPDSADLPVLYLLHGSTGTHHDIIDSGVGEAMDEQMCRTGVEFVIAAPFGQEVGGADTEWGDAVDDDYRIETFVTEKAIEAVEGEDRRPRELRAIGGFSMGGYGAAAIPLRHPDLYAQAISWAGYFKVDDPSGTFGRDTDAHAPDKLLDDPEVQDIRFMLIEGTEDRTPLQQGSIHGEAERFAGLLRERGMSVRTLFPSGGHTYSAWKPTYPDAVAFLTEGWSAAPGPAAD, encoded by the coding sequence GTGTTCAGCTCGCTTTCCCGCAGGGCCACCGTCCTGGTGTCGTCCTCGCTCGTCGTGGCCGCCGCGGCCACCCTGGCCGCGATGCAGGACGCGCACCGGCCGACCGAGGCCGCCCCGCAGGCCGGCGCGGAGACCGTGCCGAACAGCGGCCCGGCCGACCGCGCTCCGTCGGCCGCCGGGGTGCACCCCCGGCCGGGCGCCGTCGCCGTGTGCGACCAGGCCGGCGAGGACGAGGTGATCCGCGTCCCCGACGCCGCCGCCCCGGAGGGCGGCCGCCCGATCTGGGTGCACCGGCCGCCCGGCCCGGACAGCGCCGACCTGCCCGTGCTCTACCTGCTGCACGGCTCCACCGGGACGCACCACGACATCATCGACTCCGGCGTCGGCGAGGCGATGGACGAGCAGATGTGCCGCACCGGCGTCGAGTTCGTCATCGCGGCGCCGTTCGGCCAGGAGGTCGGCGGCGCCGACACCGAGTGGGGCGACGCGGTCGACGACGACTACAGGATCGAGACGTTCGTCACCGAGAAGGCGATCGAGGCCGTGGAGGGCGAGGACCGCCGCCCCCGGGAGCTCCGCGCCATCGGCGGGTTCTCCATGGGCGGCTACGGCGCGGCCGCCATCCCGCTGCGCCACCCCGACCTGTACGCGCAGGCGATCAGCTGGGCCGGCTACTTCAAGGTGGACGACCCCAGCGGCACCTTCGGCCGGGACACCGACGCGCACGCGCCCGACAAGCTCCTCGACGACCCCGAGGTGCAGGACATCCGGTTCATGCTGATCGAGGGCACCGAGGACCGCACCCCGCTGCAGCAGGGCAGCATCCACGGCGAGGCGGAGCGGTTCGCCGGGCTGCTCCGCGAGCGCGGCATGTCGGTGCGGACGCTCTTCCCCTCCGGCGGCCACACCTACTCCGCGTGGAAGCCCACCTACCCCGACGCCGTGGCGTTCCTCACCGAGGGCTGGTCGGCCGCCCCCGGCCCGGCCGCGGACTGA